ACCGAGTAGGCGGGACCCGAGTCTCCGCCCTCCCTTTCCGTCATCCCCGGGCTTGTCCCGGGGATCCAGGATTCTCGGCACAAGGCCGAGAATGACGGATGAAGGGGGGCTGCGTCCTCAGTCCAGCTGATCGACGACGTGGCGGCCGCGCACCATGCGTACGAAGGGCAGGGGACGGTCCGGATGCGCCAGCCGTTCGGCCACCTCGCCCAGCACGAAGCGGGTGATGGCGGGCAGGTCCAGCCCATGCGCCTCGTCCAGCGGCAGCCAGGCGATCTCGTCCAGTTCGCCCGAGCCCTCGATGCGGTCGGGGTCGCGCAGGGCCTCGACAGGGGCCATGAAGAAGCGCGCGTCGAAGCGGCGAGTGCGGCCCGGCGGGGTGATGGCGCGCGCCACATAGGACAGGACCGAAAGGTCGGGCAGGGCGCCCGCCTGGCGAAACTCGCGCCACGGGCCCGCCACCGAGGCGGCGGGCGCGGAGCGGCCCAGGATCAGCCCGGTCTCCTCGAAGGTTTCGCGCACGGCGGCCAAGGCCAGGGCGCGGGCGCGCCGCGCGGGCATCTCCGCCTCCAGCCGACGGGCCGCGTCGGGGGACAGGTCGCCGGTCGCGGCGGCGGTGAAGTCGGAGCGGTCGATGCGTCCGCCCGGAAACACCCATTTGGAGGCCATGAAGACGTGGCTCGGCGCGCGGCGGCCCATCAGCACCTCGGGCCGGTCGCCGCCGCGCGTCAGGATCAGGGTGGCCGCGTCCTTGGGTCGCTGGGCGCCGCCCGTGCGCGGCGCGTCGGCCAGGTCCTGGGCGGCGTCGAAGGGTTGGGGGTCATGACTGACGTTCCGACGCCCTTCTCCCCGCCGGGGGAGAGGGTGGCTCGCGGAGCGAGACGGATGAGGGGGAGGCTGGCTGCGCGCGCGACCCCGACCGTTCTGCGTGCGGAAACAGCCCCCTCATCCGAGCGCCTCCGGCGCCCACCTTCTCCCACGAGGGGAGAAGGACGCTGACGCCTTCATTCAACGCCGCTTGCCCTTCCTGACGCCCTTCAGGCCGCCGGAGGGCTTGCCGCCGCTGCGGGGCTTGGGGCCGCCGGGACGCCCTTTGCCGCGTTTGGGCGGGCCGTCGCCGCCCCCCCGGCCGCCACGTCCGCGCATTCCGTAACGCGGGGCCGGGGCGTTGGGATCGCGCGGGTCCGGCTCGGACAGCATCTCCAGCACCAGGCCGCCGGTGACCGGCGTGGCCTCGACCAGCCGGACCTCGACGCGGCGGCCCAGGGGGAAGCGCTTGCCGGTGCGCTCACCGACCAGGGCGTGGGCGCGGTCGTCGTGGGTGAAGTATTCGTCGCCCAGCGTCGAGACCGGCACCAGGCCGTCGGCGCCGGTTTCCTCCAGCCGCACGAACAGGCCGAAACGAGTCACGCCGGTGATGCGTCCGCTGAAGGTCGCGCCGACGTGGTCCTCGAGGAAGGCGGCGATGTAGCGGTCCATGGCGTCGCGCTCGGCCGCCATGGAGCGGCGCTCGGTCTCGGTGACGTGTTCGGCGATGCCGCCCAGTTCGGCGATCTCGCGGTCCGTCAGGCCGTCCGGGCCCAGCTTCAGCCCCCGGATCAGGCCCCGGTGCACCACCAGGTCCGAATAGCGACGGATGGGCGAGGTGAAGTGGGCGTAGCGGTCCAGGTGCAGGCCGAAGTGGCCGATGTTGTCCGGCGAATAGATGGCCTGCATCTGGGTGCGCAGGACCACCTCGTTGACGACCTCGGCGTGGGGGCCGTCACGGGTCTCGTCCAGCAGCTTGTTGAACCGCTTGGTGTTCGGCGCCTCCCCCTTGTTCCACGGCTTGCCGATGGTGTGCAGGAAGTCGGCCAGATTGAAGATCTTCTCCTGGCTGGGCGCGTCGTGGACGCGATAGATCAGCGGCGTGCGCGTCTTCTCCAGCGTCTCGGCGGCGCAGACGTTGGCCTGGATCATCATCTCTTCGATCAGGCGGTGGGCCTCCAGCGAGCGGCGCGGCTCGATCGAGGCGATGCCGCCGTCGGGGGCCATGATGATACGGCGCTCGGGGCTTTCGATGGCCAGGGGGCTGCGGCGCTCGCGGCCCTTCAGCATGGCGCGATAGGCGTTCCACAGCGGATAGAGGATCGCCTCCATGATCGGCCCGGTGGCGTCGTCCATCAGGCCGTCGATGGCGGACTGCGCCTGTTCGTAGGACAGCTTGGCGTGCGAGCGCATCAGGCCGCGCGTGAACTTGTGACCGGTCTTCCTGCCGTCCTTGTCGAAGACCATGCGCACGGCCATGCAGGCGCGGTTCTCGCCCTGCTTCAGGCTGCACAGGCCGTTGGACAGGACCTCGGGCAGCATCGGCTCGACCCGATCGGGGAAGTAGGTCGAGTTGCCCTTGGCCCGCGCCTCGCGATCCAGCGTCGTCTGCGGGCGGACATAGGCGGCGACGTCGGCGATGGCGACCCAGACGATCCAGCCGCCCGCGTTGGCGGGGTCTTCGTCGCGCTCGGCATAGACGGCGTCGTCATGGTCGCGCGCGTCGGCGGGGTCGATGGTGATGAAGGGGACGTGGCGCAGGTCCTCGCGCCCCTTCAGGGTGGGCACGTCCTGGTCCGCGGCCTCGCGCTCGACGGCTTCCGAGAAGCCGGTCGGCACGCCGTGAGCGTGGATGGCGATCAGGGAGGCGGCGCGCGGATCGTCCTCGCGGCCGATGCTCTCCAGAATCTTGCCGCGCTTGGGACCGTAGCGATGCTCGCCCTTCTCGATGGCGGCCAGCACCAGGTCGCCGTCGCGCAGGTCCGTCGCCTGGGCGGCGGGCACCAGCAGGACGTCCTTGGAACGCTTGTCGACCGGCTCGACGCGGGTTTCGCGCGCCGACTTGCGGATCACGCCCAGGACGCGATTGGTCCCGGCGTCCAGCCGCTTGACCAGACGCGCCTCCCAGCCCTCGACGCCCCGGCTGAACTTGACCAGCAGGCGGTCGCCCATGCCCGGCGCCGGGCCGCGGCCTTCGCGGTCGGGCATGAGGATGGCGCGGGGCGCGTCCTCGGCCCCCTTGACCAGTTCGACGTAAAGCTCGCCGTCGGCGTCGCGATCGACCACGTCGACCACGCCGACGGGGGGCAGGGCGCCGGCTTCGGAGAAGCCCTTGCGGCCGCGCTTGCCCAGGCGGCCCTCGGCCTCCAGTTCCTTCAGCATTTCGCGCAAGTGGCGCCGCTCGGCGCCCTTCAGTCCGAAGGCGCGGGCGATGTCGGCCTTCTCAGCTTCTCCGGCCTCGCGCAGGAAGGCCATCAGGGATTCTTTGTCGGGCAGGCCCGCGGGGGGGCGTTTCGGTGTCTTGACCATTGCGCCCTCTGTAACGCGCTTCGCGGCGAAAGGGTGAAAACTTGCGCGAGTTGACCCCGACGATCCTCGCGCCCAGCTTCCTGGCTGGAACGCCCATCGGAGCCCTATCCCTCATGTCGATGTCCGACGCCCCCGTCCTGTCGCGGCCCGTGAAATCCCTGCTGGACCTGATCGGCAAGACGCCGATGATCGAGGTGACCCGGATCGATGCCGGCCCCTGCCGCCTGTTCCTGAAGCTGGAGAGCCAGAACCCCGGCGGCTCCATCAAGGACCGCATCGCCCTGACCATGATCGAGGCGGCCGAGAAGCAGGGCTGGCTGAAGCCGGGCGGCACCATCGTCGAGGCGACGGCGGGCAACACCGGCCTGGCCCTGACCCTGGTGGGCAAGCAGAAGGGCTACAAGGTCCTGCTGGTCATCCCCGACAAGATGTCGAAGGAGAAAATCCAGCACCTGCGCGCCATGGGCGCCGACGTGCGCCTGACCCGCTCGGACGTGCCGCACGGCCACCCCGAATACTACACCGACATGGCCGAGCGCCTGGCCCAGCAGATTCCGGGCGGCTACTTCGTCAACCAGTTCGCCAACGACGCCAACGCCGAGGCCCACTTCCAGACCACGGGCCCCGAGATATGGGAGCAGATGGAGGGCGACGTCGACGCCTTCGTCGCCGGCATCGGCTCGGGCGGCACCATCACCGGCATCGCCCGCTATCTGAAATCGCAGGGCTCCAAGGCCGAGATCATCCTGGCCGATCCCGTGGGCTCGGCCTTGGCGGGCCTCGTCAATGAGGGCGTGCCCGGCCCGGACGGCAGCTATACGGTCGAGGGCATCGGCCAGAACTTCATGCCCGAGACGACCGATCCCAGCCTGATCGACCGCGCCTATTCCATTCCCGACGCCGAGGCCATCGCCACGGTGCGCGAGCTGTTGCTGAAGGAAGGCATTCTGGCGGGGTCGTCCTCCGGCACCCTGATCGCCACGGCCCTGCGCTGGTGCCGCGAGCAGACCGAGCCGAAGCGAGTCGTGACCCTGGTGTGCGACACCGGCGCCAAATACCTGTCCAAGGTCTATAACGACGCCTGGCTGGCTGACCAGGGCCTGTCCCAGCGCGAACTCCACGGCGACCTGTCGGACCTGATCACGCGCAAATACGCCAACGGCGACGTGGTGGTGATTGGCCCGGACGACACCCTGGACACGGCCTTTAAGCGGATGAAGGGCGATGGCGTGTCGCAACTGCCGGTCATTCAGGACGGCCGCCTGGTCGGCATCCTGGACGAGAGCGACATCGTCCACATCATGAACACCGACGACATCACGCGTAAGGACCGCTTCGCCAAGCCGGTGTCCTCGGCCATGACGCGCGACCTGGACACGCTGCAGGTCAAGGAGACGCTGGACGCCCTCATCCCCATCTTCGACCGCGACCGGGTGGCCATCGTCCTGGACGGCGAGACCTTCGTCGGCCTGATCACCCGCACCGACCTCATCAACCATCTCAGCCTGAACCGGTAAGACCATGGCCAATCTGAAGAACAGCCAGGGCTTTTCGACCCGCGCCATCCATGCTGGCCAGAAGCCCGACCCGACCACGGGCGCGGTGATGACGCCCATCTACGCCACCTCGACCTACGCCCAGGAAAGCCCGGGCGTTAACAAGGGCTATGAGTATGCGCGCGGCAAGAACCCGACGCGTGAGGCGTTTGAGGCCTGCATCGCCGATCTGGAGGGCGGGGTTCAGGCCTTCGGCTTCGGTTCGGGCATGGCGGCGACCTCGACGGCGCTGGAACTGCTGGACGCCGGCTCGCACATCGTCACCGGCGATGACCTCTACGGCGGCTCGTGGCGGCTGTTCGAGCGGGTGCGGCGCCGGTCCATGGGGCTGGACTTCAGCTACATCGACCTGACCGACGTGAAGGCGGTCGAGGCGGCGATCACGGACAAGACGCGGATGCTGTGGGTCGAGACGCCGACCAATCCGCTGATGAAGCTGGCCGACATCGAGGCCCTGTCGAAGATCGCCAAGGCCCACAAGCTGATCCTGGTGGTCGACAACACCTTCGCCACGCCGTGGAGCCAGCAGCCGCTGGCCCTGGGCGCCGACGTGGTCATGCACTCGGCGACCAAGTACCTGAACGGTCACTCCGACATCGTCGGCGGGGTGCTGGTGGCCAAGGACGCCGAGATGGCGGCCCAGCTGAAGTTCCTGCAGAACTCCATCGGCGGCGTCATGGGGCCGTTCGACGCCTTCCTGGCCAATCGGGGGCTGAAGACCCTGGGCCTGCGCATGAAGGCGCACAATGAGAACGCCCTGGCCGTGGCCCGCTGGCTGGAAGACCGGGCCGGCGTGGCCAAGGTCATCTATCCGGGCCTGATCAGCCACCCGCAGCACGAACTGGCCGCGCGTCAGATGAACGGTCGTTTCGGCGGCATGGTCACGGTGCTGATCGACGGCGACCTGGAGCGGACCAAGCGGGTGCTGGAGCGGGTGCGGGTCTTCACCCTGGCGGAATCCCTGGGCGGCGTCGAAAGCCTGGTGAACCATCCGGCGATCATGACCCACGCCAGCGTGCCCAGGGAGGTTCGCGAGGCCGGCGGCGTCACCGACAACCTGATCCGTCTGTCGGTCGGCGTCGAGGACGTGGAAGACCTGATCGCCGACCTGGATCAGGCCCTCAGCTGAAGCGTCTGAACTGAAGTCAGGCCGTCCTGTCGGGCAGGGCGGTCTGATGGCCCGTGACGGGCTGCAGCTTCTTCTTGGGCGGAGCGCGGCGCACGACGACGG
The nucleotide sequence above comes from Brevundimonas naejangsanensis. Encoded proteins:
- a CDS encoding NUDIX hydrolase, which codes for MGRRAPSHVFMASKWVFPGGRIDRSDFTAAATGDLSPDAARRLEAEMPARRARALALAAVRETFEETGLILGRSAPAASVAGPWREFRQAGALPDLSVLSYVARAITPPGRTRRFDARFFMAPVEALRDPDRIEGSGELDEIAWLPLDEAHGLDLPAITRFVLGEVAERLAHPDRPLPFVRMVRGRHVVDQLD
- the rnr gene encoding ribonuclease R, giving the protein MVKTPKRPPAGLPDKESLMAFLREAGEAEKADIARAFGLKGAERRHLREMLKELEAEGRLGKRGRKGFSEAGALPPVGVVDVVDRDADGELYVELVKGAEDAPRAILMPDREGRGPAPGMGDRLLVKFSRGVEGWEARLVKRLDAGTNRVLGVIRKSARETRVEPVDKRSKDVLLVPAAQATDLRDGDLVLAAIEKGEHRYGPKRGKILESIGREDDPRAASLIAIHAHGVPTGFSEAVEREAADQDVPTLKGREDLRHVPFITIDPADARDHDDAVYAERDEDPANAGGWIVWVAIADVAAYVRPQTTLDREARAKGNSTYFPDRVEPMLPEVLSNGLCSLKQGENRACMAVRMVFDKDGRKTGHKFTRGLMRSHAKLSYEQAQSAIDGLMDDATGPIMEAILYPLWNAYRAMLKGRERRSPLAIESPERRIIMAPDGGIASIEPRRSLEAHRLIEEMMIQANVCAAETLEKTRTPLIYRVHDAPSQEKIFNLADFLHTIGKPWNKGEAPNTKRFNKLLDETRDGPHAEVVNEVVLRTQMQAIYSPDNIGHFGLHLDRYAHFTSPIRRYSDLVVHRGLIRGLKLGPDGLTDREIAELGGIAEHVTETERRSMAAERDAMDRYIAAFLEDHVGATFSGRITGVTRFGLFVRLEETGADGLVPVSTLGDEYFTHDDRAHALVGERTGKRFPLGRRVEVRLVEATPVTGGLVLEMLSEPDPRDPNAPAPRYGMRGRGGRGGGDGPPKRGKGRPGGPKPRSGGKPSGGLKGVRKGKRR
- a CDS encoding cystathionine gamma-synthase; this encodes MANLKNSQGFSTRAIHAGQKPDPTTGAVMTPIYATSTYAQESPGVNKGYEYARGKNPTREAFEACIADLEGGVQAFGFGSGMAATSTALELLDAGSHIVTGDDLYGGSWRLFERVRRRSMGLDFSYIDLTDVKAVEAAITDKTRMLWVETPTNPLMKLADIEALSKIAKAHKLILVVDNTFATPWSQQPLALGADVVMHSATKYLNGHSDIVGGVLVAKDAEMAAQLKFLQNSIGGVMGPFDAFLANRGLKTLGLRMKAHNENALAVARWLEDRAGVAKVIYPGLISHPQHELAARQMNGRFGGMVTVLIDGDLERTKRVLERVRVFTLAESLGGVESLVNHPAIMTHASVPREVREAGGVTDNLIRLSVGVEDVEDLIADLDQALS
- a CDS encoding pyridoxal-phosphate dependent enzyme yields the protein MSMSDAPVLSRPVKSLLDLIGKTPMIEVTRIDAGPCRLFLKLESQNPGGSIKDRIALTMIEAAEKQGWLKPGGTIVEATAGNTGLALTLVGKQKGYKVLLVIPDKMSKEKIQHLRAMGADVRLTRSDVPHGHPEYYTDMAERLAQQIPGGYFVNQFANDANAEAHFQTTGPEIWEQMEGDVDAFVAGIGSGGTITGIARYLKSQGSKAEIILADPVGSALAGLVNEGVPGPDGSYTVEGIGQNFMPETTDPSLIDRAYSIPDAEAIATVRELLLKEGILAGSSSGTLIATALRWCREQTEPKRVVTLVCDTGAKYLSKVYNDAWLADQGLSQRELHGDLSDLITRKYANGDVVVIGPDDTLDTAFKRMKGDGVSQLPVIQDGRLVGILDESDIVHIMNTDDITRKDRFAKPVSSAMTRDLDTLQVKETLDALIPIFDRDRVAIVLDGETFVGLITRTDLINHLSLNR